In one window of Cryptococcus depauperatus CBS 7841 chromosome 3, complete sequence DNA:
- a CDS encoding lipoyl synthase, mitochondrial has product MSTSIVATVEPPKPKKRHEKLEDGLTFDDFLTGDVPSEQERVVLGNTKQPRLPSFLKHPIPTGASYNGIKKDLRGLGLHTVCEEAKCPNIGECWGGGKGNATATIMLMGDQCTRGCRFCSVKTSKAPPPLDVHEPENTAEAISRWGLGYIVLTSVDRDDLVDGGAAHIASTISKIKQKAPNILVEALTPDFATKGVKAIHTVASSGLDVFAHNIETVERCTPFVRDRRAGFDQSLKVLEEAKKGATMAGKELLTKSSIMLGVGEMEDEIIETLRRLRQSEVDVVTFGQYMRPTKRHMKVDRYVEPEEFERWKNLAEGMGFLYVASGPLAGEFFIENVLKKRRAVAAERAALGLSARTPKAPPEVQM; this is encoded by the exons ATGAG CACCTCTATTGTTG CGACGGTTGAACCACCCAAACCAAAGAAACGACACGAAAAACTGGAGGATGGATTGACATTTGATGATTTCCTAACTGGAGATGTTCCTTCGGAACAGGAGCGTGTTGTCCTTGGTAACACTAAACA ACCAcgccttccatctttcctcaaGCACCCAATTCCTACTGGCGCTTCATATAACGGCATCAAAAAGGATTTGAGAGGGCTTGGACTGCATACAGTTTGTGAAGAGGCAAAGTGTCCCAATATTGGAGAATGCTGGGGAGGAGGTAAAGGCAATGCGACGGCAACCATCATG TTAATGGGCGACCAGTGCACTCGCGGTTGTCGGTTTTGCTCTGTTAAAACGTCTAAGGCTCCACCGCCGCTGGACGTACACGAACCTGAAAACACTGCAGAGGCTATCAGTCGGTGGGGTCTAGGATATATCGTGCTGACAAGTGTGGATAGAGATG ATCTGGTTGATGGGGGAGCGGCGCACATTGCTTCTACTATATCTaaaataaaacaaaaagcaCCCAACATTCTTGTTGAAGCGCTTACTCCCGATTTCGCCACTAAAGGTGTCAAAGCTATCCATACCGTAGCCTCATCGGGGCTGGATGTGTTTGCCCATAATATCGAAACGGTCGAGCGGTGTACACCATTTGTGAGAGACCGACGAGCAGGTTTTGACCAAAGTCTCAAAGTgcttgaagaagcaaagaaagGTGCTACGATGGCCGGCAAGGAGCTTCTAACAAAGAGCAGCATCATGTTGGGAGTGGGcgagatggaagatgaaataaTAGAGACGTTGAGACGTTTGCGACAATCTGAAGTAGATGTGGTCACTTTTGGCCAATATATGCGGCCTACGAAACGGCATATGAAGGTGGACCGATATGTTGAACCAGAGGAATTTGAGCGATGGAAGAACTTAGCCGAGGGCATGGGCTTTCTTTATGTCGCAAGTGGGCCCTTG GCTGGTGAATTTTTTATCGAGAATGTACTTAAGAAACGACGAGCAGTGGCAGCGGAAAGGGCTGCTTTGGGATTATCAGCACGAACACCGAAAGCGCCGCCAGAGGTCCAAATGTAA